The window ACTGTTATTCTTATCCTGAAATTCTTTCCAGTTAAAATCACTATCTTTTGATTCCGGTGCGATAATAGCCAGATAATAGCGAAGAAGATCACCATGAAACTCTTGCAGGAAGTCATTAACCCAGATAGCCCAATTCTTGCTGGTAGATATTTTCTGCCCTTCCAGATTGAGAAATTCATTGGCTGGGATGTCGTGCGGCAGAACATATTGCTCCTTCTGCCCCATTAGAACAGCAGGCCAGAAGATAGCATGAAAGACATTGTTATCTTTGCCGATAAAATGAATCAGTTTAGTATCCTGATTGAGCCAGTAATCTTTCCATTTCTCAGGTTCTCCGATCTTTTCAGCCCATTCGATAGTAGAGGAAATGTAGCCAATAGGGGCGTCAAACCAGACATATAAGACCTTACCTTCCGCCTCTTCCAGAGGAACGGGTACTCCCCAATCAATATCTCTGGTAATGGCTCGTTCTTTTAACCCTTCGTCGAGCAGACCGAGAATGAACCGTAATATATTTTCTTTCCAATAGGTCTTCGACTGTAACCAGTTTCTGAGTTTATCTTGAAACGCCGGTAAATTAAGAAACCAATGTGAGGTCTCCTTGATCACAGGTTGATTGTGACATATCTTACATTTCGGTTCGATTAACGTGATAGTATCCATTAACTTACCACAGGCATCACATTGATCTCCTCGAGCACCGTTTTGTGAACAAAACGGACAAGTTCCCTCTACATATCTATCTGCTAAAAAACGATTACAATGCTCACAATAAAATTGCTGATTGGAATGAACATTAACATAATCTTTCTCCAGCAAACTAAGGAAAAACTTCTGAGCTATTTTGTGATGAACCGGTCTGGCAGTACCGGAAAAGTTATCGAAATCAATATCAAGACCGATAAAACTCTCTTTGATGCTCTTATGGAATCTTGCGACAATATCCTCAGGTTTTACACCTTCTTTTTCTGCCTGAATAGAGATCGGAGCGCCATGTTCATCTGTTCCACAGATATAGATTACATCTTTGTTGTTCAGCCGTAGATATCTGACAAAGATATCTGCCGGCAGATAGGCACCTGCTATGTGTCCGATATGTAAAGGTCCGTTGGCATAAGGTAGGGCACTTGTTACTAAAAATTTTTCCATTATTACTCCATTATCTATCTTCTGAATATAGAAATTGTTGGATCATTTAACATTTCCTTCAACTATAAAGGAATTATGAAAATACTCGATCAAATCGTGGTTCTCAGGTGTTTTGATATATAAAGTAAAACCGAGATGATTGCGAGTGAGCGAAAAGATTTCAATATTCTTCTCCTGAAGAGTTTGTATGACCTTTTCCAGTATCCCCATATCATTGATCATTCTTAATCCGGTAAAAGTGATTGAGCTTAGATTTCCGAGTTTGTTGTAGTTTCTAATATCTTCAGCAGCTAATTTTTTGGAGAGAACTTCTTCATTCTTCTCTTCAATGATTATTCTGAATAACTCAGTTTCCGGTATTGCATACTCTAAAATTTCCGGATTATTCATCTTCAAAGCAGATAACACTTTTCCTGTTTCTTCCTTTGTTAGTGCTATATCATAGCAGGTAAGATGGTTTCTACCTGTAATTGCTAATATTTTCTTCTCTTCCATTTCTAAATCCTTTTTAACTAATGTACCCGGAAGATCATTAAAAGACGATTTGATCTCCAGTTCTATATTGTACTTCATGGCAAATTCTACAGCTCTCGGATGAATGACCTTGCATCCGGCTCTAGCTAAATAGAGCATTTGATCGTAGTCAATACTATTAATCTTGCGAACATTGCTGATATTATATGGATCAGCGGTAAAGACTCCCTCAACATCAGTATAGATCTCACAGTTTTGAGCGTCAAGATAGCCGGCGAGAGCTACAGCCGTCGTATCAGAACCACCTCTGCCAAGGGTTGTTATCTCTTTATTGAGACTGACACCCTGATAACCGGCGACTATGACTATCTTATTTTTCTCTAATTCCTCTCTAATGCGAAACGCACTTACATTGATGATGCTGGCATTGCCATGACAATTATCGGTGATGATACCACTCTGAGAACCGGTAAAAGAAATTGCCGATGCTCCATATTTATGCAGAGCTATTGAGAGAAGAGACATGCTTATCCTCTCCCCTGCCGTAACCAGCATATCGAGCTCCCGCTGAAAAGGATTGCTGCTGATCTTATGAGCCAGAGAAAAGAGCTCATCTGTAGTCTTAGCCATTGCCGATACGACGACGACTAATTGATCCCCTTGTTGCCTCTCTTTCACAAGTTTAGCAGCCAGCTTTTCAATACGCTCAATAGTGCCGATTGAAGTTCCACCAAATTTCTTAACGATTATTGCCATAACATTTTAGAAAAATTTCAGAGCAATGATGTGTCAATAACTATTTGATATTGAGGAATAGCAAGTATCTTCCACGGATGGACACAGATTAAAAAAGATGAACACGAATAAAAGTAAGACGCACCGGCGGAAGGATAGCCAGGAAGATTTAATAAGATCTTTATCATGCCCTGTAAGGGTATGTAATAGGATAGCCAGAC is drawn from Candidatus Cloacimonadota bacterium and contains these coding sequences:
- the metG gene encoding methionine--tRNA ligase; this encodes MEKFLVTSALPYANGPLHIGHIAGAYLPADIFVRYLRLNNKDVIYICGTDEHGAPISIQAEKEGVKPEDIVARFHKSIKESFIGLDIDFDNFSGTARPVHHKIAQKFFLSLLEKDYVNVHSNQQFYCEHCNRFLADRYVEGTCPFCSQNGARGDQCDACGKLMDTITLIEPKCKICHNQPVIKETSHWFLNLPAFQDKLRNWLQSKTYWKENILRFILGLLDEGLKERAITRDIDWGVPVPLEEAEGKVLYVWFDAPIGYISSTIEWAEKIGEPEKWKDYWLNQDTKLIHFIGKDNNVFHAIFWPAVLMGQKEQYVLPHDIPANEFLNLEGQKISTSKNWAIWVNDFLQEFHGDLLRYYLAIIAPESKDSDFNWKEFQDKNNSELSNTLGNLANRVFVFSHKYFAGKVKRPENLSDYSQKTLQEAKSLLPEIDDCYQNYRVRRTTKLIMDIARLGNKYFDERKPWEAVKSSLDGAEETLYVCLVLLKYISIVLYPVIPRKMLELRYAMKLHNRPEWKELEEEPASFEIGESSPLFPRIEDDIISKQLAKLYANAKLNDNDNNKTNINHKDIIDYDDFQKLEIRVAEVLEAEPVPKSDKLLKLRIKIGSEERTVVAGISQYYEPETLIGKKVVILMNLKPRKIFGMESQGMILAASDDKGLSVIVPDKDIPSGSEIS
- a CDS encoding aspartate kinase; translation: MAIIVKKFGGTSIGTIERIEKLAAKLVKERQQGDQLVVVVSAMAKTTDELFSLAHKISSNPFQRELDMLVTAGERISMSLLSIALHKYGASAISFTGSQSGIITDNCHGNASIINVSAFRIREELEKNKIVIVAGYQGVSLNKEITTLGRGGSDTTAVALAGYLDAQNCEIYTDVEGVFTADPYNISNVRKINSIDYDQMLYLARAGCKVIHPRAVEFAMKYNIELEIKSSFNDLPGTLVKKDLEMEEKKILAITGRNHLTCYDIALTKEETGKVLSALKMNNPEILEYAIPETELFRIIIEEKNEEVLSKKLAAEDIRNYNKLGNLSSITFTGLRMINDMGILEKVIQTLQEKNIEIFSLTRNHLGFTLYIKTPENHDLIEYFHNSFIVEGNVK